From Marivirga harenae, one genomic window encodes:
- a CDS encoding T9SS type A sorting domain-containing protein: MKKLYPIVLFLIFVTKIYAQEVEVVDSINRTVSEAAEEIFQNIDNADITTGFLVDRSLSAMDFGNFTGIPQFLKDTTEHQQWKHLYGVFKRNAENETDVWNSDLILNIFTIDSLIEVRGLTGDNVFPCVFFDIDTEEWYNQYNNEKQYLLDISLNYPPQLPRIRRWLRHIDEKIEVISVLDDQEQGYGVLNDSNKVDLLNFSQVFSTLEKSWVGNENEYPIMNQEDFFEKLANSKDTDSVVPIAILNMEINRLKPTAIESDALSFEDGVLNPIGEPYEYLETINWLFASPLSLQLEGRNQQFRLDRELYVQHQSKNIESIAIDFDDENGFIELTWDDVIAVDYEDIGEKEIVVRLTYEDCSFAYSQSIIEVTENSNSTSQRYVGIADEEFHIDAGRSYEGETAGGTVSIEYGCGNDQLRKPFIIIEGFNPPEYDVFNGNSDYEGFFNSLRFNMRNSLQNAGYDLIYLNYDNGAEPIQRNAYLVQTLLKIVNEMKADNGSVEPNVVLGSSMGGLVARYALAEMERPLDGRESEEHDTRLYISFDSPHRGANFPLGMQYMVDHISYMPQLEESVEEVKRIMRSGIIDPDEFDIDFENFTQDIGSKIFDRPATKQLLIQQIRENATHHNAFMEEYHQLGMPQNTRNIAIANGSQIGEGLPFDQNDRLFRLNYFGAINGILRAIRRIGEGVNPDIREMSGFQRLLDSFKIIGIVASNNYYSRFRVEPSNPTNNIEVIYRGSVFGNLLLIPIPLNIRTVKTRNQAPLDFAPGGSFNYGLDGIPEFIVDAGPGVFSHIPTVSALDIDIENNEDYFMDVRNANILGNNLTEFDNYAAPDADFLDANLEPTFNERHTTFTNFNEALFLEEVIRNNDFTPLDLSTTNFTFSGEPYYNFTEFTDNRIYSGFINNGESLLINNDVASAFPSSNISNPNVDSHIRVTASGVSNCNYRPTEITVEDSGEIIIGDGADFTGELYMLSGTSLRFNEGSRLVINEGSSLTMDCGSQFIFEEGAEIVNNSGNLFINTEIEYIGSGEFPYDYEVGNGVNIDTENINLTGPEYVCVGDEIEFRLNNWDLINDFTFESENGEDEFFTVVEQSSDLIRIRVEQGFSGSVNLIANLRLDEACGSTAKVTKEIISGAFLNQPVSVNYAFGDAVGGGIFVEEQLCPNTDYICLLTIEDENIINKLQEVDWTGTGATVGNINTNTELGQSIVYFTTSDDPENDLLTFRLGSICGDFSSINDIDYNTKYECNSGFRVSLSPNPTSSETEVVIEDYKTNESYEMSLLSNSGNLLSTQPIKNQKTKLDISRLKSGVYYIKVDGPNGVSTRKVLVN; this comes from the coding sequence ATGAAGAAACTTTACCCAATTGTTTTATTCCTAATTTTTGTAACTAAAATCTATGCTCAGGAAGTTGAAGTGGTGGATTCCATTAATCGGACGGTAAGTGAGGCAGCCGAGGAAATATTTCAAAACATTGATAATGCTGATATTACCACTGGCTTTTTAGTTGACCGTTCCTTAAGCGCCATGGATTTTGGCAATTTTACAGGTATTCCACAATTCTTGAAAGATACCACTGAACACCAACAATGGAAACATCTTTATGGGGTGTTCAAGCGCAATGCTGAAAATGAAACCGATGTTTGGAATAGTGACTTAATACTAAATATTTTCACTATTGACAGTTTGATAGAAGTACGAGGATTAACTGGTGATAATGTATTTCCTTGTGTTTTTTTTGATATTGATACAGAAGAATGGTACAATCAATATAACAACGAAAAACAATATTTATTGGATATATCATTAAACTATCCTCCCCAATTACCAAGGATTAGAAGGTGGCTACGACATATTGATGAAAAAATTGAAGTCATCAGCGTCCTCGATGATCAAGAACAAGGCTATGGGGTTTTGAATGATAGCAATAAGGTCGACTTGCTCAATTTTAGCCAAGTCTTTAGTACTCTTGAAAAATCTTGGGTTGGGAATGAAAATGAGTATCCGATAATGAATCAAGAAGATTTTTTTGAGAAGCTAGCGAATTCTAAGGATACTGATAGTGTTGTACCTATTGCGATTCTGAACATGGAAATCAATCGATTAAAACCCACTGCTATTGAGTCGGATGCTTTGTCATTTGAGGATGGAGTTTTAAATCCTATTGGGGAACCCTATGAATATTTAGAGACGATTAATTGGTTATTTGCTAGTCCACTTAGCTTACAACTTGAAGGAAGGAACCAACAATTTCGTTTAGATCGTGAATTATATGTTCAACATCAAAGCAAAAATATTGAATCAATAGCAATAGATTTTGATGATGAGAATGGATTTATAGAGCTTACATGGGATGATGTAATAGCGGTGGATTATGAAGATATAGGAGAAAAGGAAATTGTGGTGAGGTTAACTTATGAAGATTGCAGTTTTGCCTATAGTCAATCTATAATTGAGGTGACCGAAAACAGTAATAGCACAAGCCAAAGATATGTAGGTATAGCTGATGAGGAATTTCATATTGATGCTGGAAGGTCTTATGAAGGAGAAACAGCAGGAGGAACAGTAAGCATTGAATATGGATGTGGAAACGATCAATTAAGAAAACCATTTATTATCATAGAGGGTTTCAACCCCCCTGAATATGATGTTTTTAATGGCAATTCTGATTATGAAGGTTTTTTTAATTCATTAAGATTTAATATGAGAAATAGCCTCCAAAATGCAGGATATGATTTAATATACCTTAATTACGATAATGGAGCTGAACCCATTCAGCGAAATGCTTATTTGGTTCAAACTTTACTTAAAATAGTTAATGAAATGAAGGCTGATAATGGAAGCGTTGAGCCTAATGTGGTCTTAGGATCAAGTATGGGAGGTTTAGTGGCAAGGTATGCACTAGCTGAAATGGAACGTCCTTTAGATGGCAGGGAGTCTGAAGAACATGATACAAGGTTATACATATCTTTTGACAGTCCGCACAGAGGGGCTAATTTTCCTTTAGGCATGCAATATATGGTAGATCATATAAGTTATATGCCCCAATTAGAGGAAAGTGTAGAGGAAGTAAAGCGGATTATGAGGAGCGGGATCATTGATCCTGATGAATTTGATATTGATTTTGAAAATTTCACTCAAGATATAGGGAGTAAAATATTTGACAGACCAGCTACTAAACAGCTTTTAATTCAACAAATAAGAGAAAATGCCACCCATCATAATGCCTTTATGGAGGAGTATCATCAGCTGGGTATGCCACAAAATACTAGGAATATTGCCATTGCCAATGGTTCTCAAATTGGAGAAGGATTGCCTTTTGATCAGAATGATCGTTTGTTTAGGCTTAATTATTTTGGGGCAATCAACGGAATTTTAAGAGCTATTAGAAGAATTGGAGAGGGTGTTAATCCTGATATACGAGAAATGAGTGGATTCCAAAGATTATTAGATTCTTTTAAAATTATAGGTATTGTAGCGTCAAATAATTACTACTCAAGGTTTAGGGTTGAGCCTTCTAATCCTACAAACAATATAGAGGTGATTTACAGAGGATCTGTTTTTGGTAATTTACTTTTAATTCCGATCCCATTGAATATTAGAACTGTGAAGACAAGAAATCAAGCGCCATTAGATTTTGCACCAGGGGGAAGTTTTAATTATGGATTAGATGGTATTCCAGAATTTATAGTGGATGCCGGGCCAGGGGTTTTTAGCCATATCCCCACAGTGAGTGCCTTGGATATCGATATTGAAAATAATGAAGATTATTTTATGGATGTACGGAATGCTAATATATTAGGTAATAATCTGACGGAGTTTGATAATTATGCAGCACCAGATGCCGATTTTTTAGATGCTAACCTAGAACCCACCTTTAATGAGCGACATACCACTTTTACTAATTTCAATGAAGCCTTATTCTTAGAAGAAGTAATCAGAAATAATGATTTCACGCCACTAGATTTGTCAACTACAAATTTTACTTTTTCAGGTGAGCCATACTATAACTTTACAGAATTTACCGATAATAGAATATACAGTGGCTTTATTAATAATGGTGAAAGTTTGCTGATCAATAATGATGTTGCCTCAGCTTTTCCTTCTTCTAATATATCGAATCCGAACGTTGATTCTCACATTAGGGTAACTGCTTCTGGCGTTAGTAATTGTAATTATAGGCCTACTGAAATTACGGTTGAAGATAGTGGGGAAATCATTATTGGTGACGGAGCTGATTTTACAGGTGAACTATATATGCTTTCAGGCACAAGTTTAAGATTTAATGAAGGAAGTAGATTGGTAATCAACGAAGGTTCATCCTTAACAATGGATTGCGGAAGTCAATTTATTTTTGAAGAAGGGGCTGAAATTGTTAATAATTCAGGAAATTTATTCATCAATACTGAAATAGAATATATTGGTTCAGGAGAATTTCCCTATGATTATGAAGTTGGTAATGGGGTTAATATTGATACTGAAAATATAAATTTAACAGGCCCAGAATATGTTTGTGTAGGGGATGAGATTGAATTTAGGTTGAATAATTGGGATTTAATTAATGATTTCACATTCGAATCTGAAAATGGAGAAGATGAATTTTTTACAGTTGTTGAACAGTCTTCGGATTTGATTAGAATTAGAGTTGAACAAGGCTTTAGTGGTAGTGTCAATTTGATTGCAAATTTAAGACTTGATGAAGCTTGTGGAAGTACAGCTAAGGTTACAAAAGAAATTATATCAGGTGCATTTTTGAATCAACCAGTTAGTGTTAATTATGCATTTGGTGATGCTGTGGGAGGTGGAATATTTGTTGAGGAACAGTTGTGTCCAAATACAGATTATATTTGTTTGCTTACAATTGAAGATGAAAATATTATTAATAAGCTACAAGAGGTAGATTGGACTGGAACGGGAGCGACTGTCGGAAATATTAATACTAATACTGAATTAGGGCAAAGTATCGTCTATTTCACAACTTCAGATGATCCTGAAAATGATTTATTGACCTTTAGATTAGGCAGTATTTGTGGTGATTTCAGTTCAATAAATGATATAGATTATAACACTAAATACGAATGTAATAGTGGTTTTAGGGTTTCATTGTCACCTAATCCAACTTCTTCGGAAACTGAAGTTGTCATTGAAGACTATAAAACAAATGAAAGTTATGAAATGAGTTTACTTTCAAATTCAGGTAATTTATTATCTACCCAACCTATTAAAAATCAAAAAACTAAATTGGATATCTCTAGACTGAAATCAGGTGTTTATTATATAAAAGTTGATGGCCCAAATGGAGTTAGTACAAGGAAAGTATTGGTGAATTAA